The following proteins come from a genomic window of Xiphophorus couchianus chromosome 19, X_couchianus-1.0, whole genome shotgun sequence:
- the fhl5 gene encoding four and a half LIM domains protein 5, which produces MSSSERFDCHYCKDSLLGKKYIMKEDTQYCTKCYENLFANCCEVCSSPIGCNFRDLSYKDHHWHEQCFKCAKCSRSLVEKAFAAKEDLLLCTECYAHDYSSKCSTCKKTIMPGSRKMEYKGNSWHETCFLCHRCQQPIGTKSFIPKDSGYFCVPCFEKQFAYQCCACKKAITTGGVTYQDKPWHRECFLCIGCRKQLSGYRFTSRENYPYCLECFSNLYAKKCVGCTKPISSLAGAKYISFEERQWHSECFTCMQCSVSLVGRGFLTQRDDILCTDCGREK; this is translated from the exons ATGTCCTCCAGTGAGCGGTTTGACTGCCATTACTGCAAAGACTCTTTGTTGGGGAAGAAGTACATCATGAAAGAGGACACGCAGTATTGTACAAAGTGCTATGAGAACCTATTTGCTAACTGCTGTGAAGTGTGCTCTTCACCTATTGGCTGCAACTTCAGG GACCTGTCCTATAAGGATCACCACTGGCACGAGCAGTGCTTCAAGTGTGCAAAGTGCAGCCGCTCACTGGTAGAGAAGGCCTTTGCAGCCAAGGAGGATTTATTGCTTTGCACTGAATGCTATGCACATGATTACTCGTCCAAGTGCAGCACCTGCAAGAAGACCATCATGCCAG GTTCCCGAAAAATGGAGTACAAGGGGAACAGCTGGCATGAGACTTGCTTCCTGTGTCACCGCTGCCAACAGCCAATAGGAACCAAGTCTTTCATCCCCAAAGACTCTGGCTACTTTTGTGTGCCCTGCTTTGAAAAGCAATTTGCATACCAGTGCTGTGCTTgtaagaag GCCATCACCACGGGTGGTGTGACCTATCAAGATAAGCCGTGGCATCGTGAGTGCTTCCTCTGCATCGGCTGCAGAAAGCAGCTTTCAGGGTATCGCTTCACTTCCAGGGAAAATTACCCCTACTGCCTGGAGTGTTTCAGCAACCTGTATGCAAAGAAGTGTGTTGGTTGCACCAAACCCATTTCTA gtTTGGCAGGTGCCAAATATATCTCATTTGAGGAGCGTCAGTGGCACAGCGAGTGTTTCACCTGCATGCAGTGCTCTGTGTCACTGGTGGGACGCGGCTTCCTCACGCAGCGGGACGACATTTTGTGCACCGACTGCGGCAGGGAGAAATGA